The DNA region CCGGCAGTCGTTCCTCAAGAGCTACCCCACGCTGACGCCGATCGCCTGGACGGCGACCGACGACCCAGCCGCCCAGGGGGCCGAAGGGGACGTTGTGTGGAGCGACGCCCAACAGCAAGGCTACATGACCTTCGCCGGGCTGCCGGCGAACGATCCGTCAAAAACCCAGTACCAGCTATGGGTTTTCGACGCCCAGCGGGACGAGCGTTACCCCGTTGACGGGGGCGTGTTCGACATCCCCCAGGGGGAAGAGAGCGTCGTCGTGCCCATCGCCGTGAAGCTGCCCGTGAACCGCGCCACGATGTTCGCCGTAACGATCGAGCCCGCCGGGGGCGTGGTGGTGTCCGACCGGTCGCGGCTGCCGCTGTTGGCCAAGACCGCCGCGGACGGCTAAAGGCCGGAGGGGCGGGCGCTTTCTGCGGCGATTCTGGGTAGGATGACGGGATCGGCTGACTCCTTTCTGCTCTGCACCAGAGGTTCCTTCGGATGAAACGACGCGACTTCCTCCACGCCTCGGGCGTGG from Pirellulimonas nuda includes:
- a CDS encoding anti-sigma factor, with protein sequence MNPPFNPGREGFDERRAEHAVFGAEGAPQAVGHAADPPVCGEELIAASVYLAGSAPPGGLPPGLRERLVADVYASDSVSAPAGAGMAAPADVNQRWLGGVLALAASIALVAGILWPKSTATPTPLEARQSFLKSYPTLTPIAWTATDDPAAQGAEGDVVWSDAQQQGYMTFAGLPANDPSKTQYQLWVFDAQRDERYPVDGGVFDIPQGEESVVVPIAVKLPVNRATMFAVTIEPAGGVVVSDRSRLPLLAKTAADG